One Cucumis sativus cultivar 9930 chromosome 1, Cucumber_9930_V3, whole genome shotgun sequence DNA segment encodes these proteins:
- the LOC101203032 gene encoding L-ascorbate peroxidase, cytosolic-like, with translation MGKCYPVVSEEYQKAIEKAKRKLRGFIAEKNCAPLMLRLAWHSAGTFCKDSKTGGPFGTMRFKSELAHGANNGLDIAVRLLEPIKEQFPILSYADFYQLAGVVAVEVTGGPDVPFHPGREDKPEPPPEGRLPDATKGSDHLRDVFYTMGLSDQDIVALSGGHTLGRAHKERSGFEGPWTTNPLIFDKSYFTELLTGEKEGLLQLASDKALLSDPVFRPLVEKYAADEDAFFADYAEAHQKLSELGFADA, from the exons ATGGGAAAGTGCTACCCTGTTGTGAGTGAGGAATATCAGAAAGCCATTGAAAAGGCTAAGAGAAAACTCAGAGGATTCATCGCTGAGAAGAATTGTGCTCCTCTAATGCTTCGTCTTGC ATGGCACTCTGCTGGAACCTTTTGCAAGGATTCCAAGACTGGTGGTCCTTTTGGAACTATGAGGTTCAAAAGTGAGCTCGCCCATGGCGCCAACAATGGCCTTGACATCGCTGTTAGGCTATTGGAGCCGATCAAGGAACAGTTCCCCATCCTCTCATATGCAGACTTTTACCAG TTGGCTGGTGTTGTTGCTGTTGAGGTTACTGGAGGACCCGACGTTCCTTTCCACCCTGGTAGAGAG GACAAACCCGAGCCACCACCAGAAGGCCGCTTGCCTGATGCTACCAAGG GCTCTGATCATCTGAGAGATGTTTTCTACACCATGGGTCTTTCGGACCAGGACATTGTTGCCCTCTCTGGTGGTCACACATTG GGTAGGGCACACAAGGAACGATCCGGTTTCGAGGGGCCATGGACTACCAACCCTCTCATCTTTGACAAATCGTACTTCAC AGAACTCTTGACTGGAGAGAAGGAAGGACTTCTGCAGTTGGCATCAGACAAGGCACTTCTGTCTGACCCAGTCTTCCGCCCACTTGTCGAAAAATATGCTGCc GATGAGGATGCTTTCTTTGCTGATTATGCTGAAGCTCACCAGAAGCTTTCCGAGCTAGG TTTTGCTGATGCTTGA
- the TIPK gene encoding mitogen-activated protein kinase 3-like: protein MADVGQNNPADFPALPTHGGQYVQYNIFGNPFEITSKYRPPIMPIGRGAYGIVCSVLNSETNEMVAVKKIANAFDNHMDAKRTLREIKLLRHLDHENVIGIRDVIPPPLRREFNDVYISTELMDTDLHQIIRSNQSLSEEHCQYFLYQILRGLKYIHSANVIHRDLKPSNLLLNANCDLKICDFGLARPTSENECMTEYVVTRWYRAPELLLNSDYTAAIDIWSVGCIFLELMNRRPLFPGRDHVHQMRLLTELLGTPSESDLGFIRNEDSKRYLRQLPPHPRQPLATVFPHVHPLAIDLVDKMLTFDPTKRITVEEALAHPYLERLHDIADEPVCSEPFSFEFEQQYLDEEQMKEMIYREALALNPEFA from the exons ATGGCTGATGTTGGTCAGAACAACCCCGCTGATTTTCCAGCTCTCCCAACCCATGGTGGCCAATACGTTCAGTATAACATTTTTGGGAATCCCTTCGAAATCACCTCCAAATATCGTCCTCCGATTATGCCTATTGGTCGCGGCGCATACGGAATCGTTTG tTCTGTTTTGAATTCGGAGACCAACGAAATGGTTGCGGTTAAGAAGATTGCTAACGCGTTTGATAACCATATGGATGCGAAGAGAACGCTCCGTGAGATTAAGCTTCTACGCCATTTGGATCATGAAAAT GTAATAGGCATAAGAGATGTGATTCCTCCACCTTTACGGAGAGAATTCAATGATGTCTACATTTCGACTGAACTAATGGATACTGATCTTCACCAAATAATCCGCTCCAACCAAAGTTTATCAGAAGAGCATTGTCAG TATTTCCTTTATCAGATTCTCAGAGGACTGAAATACATACATTCGGCAAATGTCATTCATCGAGACTTGAAACCAAGCAATCTATTGCTTAATGCAAACTGTGATCTTAAAATATGTGACTTTGGTCTTGCTCGACCAACTTCTGAAAATGAATGCATGACGGAATATGTTGTGACAAGATGGTACAGAGCACCTGAGCTTCTTTTGAACTCTGATTATACAGCTGCAATCGATATATGGTCTGTTGGTTGCATCTTTCTGGAGCTTATGAATAGAAGGCCTTTATTTCCAGGCAGGGATCATGTGCATCAGATGAGATTATTGACTGAG CTTCTTGGCACACCAAGCGAGTCAGATCTTGGTTTTATTCGAAATGAAGACTCGAAAAGATATCTTCGACAACTACCTCCACATCCTCGTCAGCCATTAGCAACGGTTTTTCCACATGTTCATCCATTAGCAATTGATCTTGTGGATAAAATGTTGACATTTGACCCAACAAAGAGAATTACTG TTGAAGAAGCGTTAGCACATCCGTACCTAGAAAGATTGCATGACATAGCTGATGAGCCGGTTTGCTCAGAGCCATTCTCGTTTGAGTTTGAGCAACAATACTTAGACGAAGAACAGATGAAGGAGATGATTTACAGAGAGGCATTGGCACTCAATCCAGAATTTGCATGA